The Mixophyes fleayi isolate aMixFle1 chromosome 1, aMixFle1.hap1, whole genome shotgun sequence genome includes a region encoding these proteins:
- the LOC142109432 gene encoding solute carrier family 2, facilitated glucose transporter member 9-like yields MDLLRYRGLFMLIFVLGIGGTFQYGFHISVLNSPSQFVKTFINDTWIHRYHLPVTDSGLRLLWSFIVSSYCIGGLLGSLGSGYLASRYGKKKCQLCNDMIPIAAALLVGLSATAKSFEMIVIARFLYGVNGGLGLNIHSQYAGEIADKKLRGFTSTSISIFVTTGKLFGQILGLREILGIESQWPLLLALSGLWALVQLVTLPFFPESPPYLLMEKEDKDGCIKALKQLWGDRDHQKEIDEMLKEQAARRSGRSLSVLELLREPSLRWQLYMLLTLTIALQLCGINAIYFYAAEVFRAAGFPDTQIPYLTVGVGVCESSSVILCSLVVDRFGRRLVLLAGYASMVLALGLLTVTISLQGTYTWIPYCSVILIFLYTFSFGSGPGATTMTINVEIFSQEARAAAMVIVGAINWLGLSIIGMVFPFLVDTMKQYCFLIFLIITVTCGIFLYFYLPETKGKSWLEIREDFNKYNIRNQDSIVCRPEDYVLSTKL; encoded by the exons ATGGACTTG CTTCGATATCGTGGGCTCTTCATGCTGATATTTGTGCTGGGTATCGGTGGCACTTTTCAGTATGGATTCCATATATCCGTTCTGAACTCTCCCTCTCAG TTTGTAAAGACCTTTATCAATGACACATGGATCCATCGCTACCATCTACCTGTCACTGATAGTGGCCTCCGATTACTCTGGTCATTCATTGTGTCTAGTTACTGCATTGGAGGACTCCTGGGGTCTCTCGGATCAGGATATTTAGCCTCCAGATATGGGAA AAAGAAATGTCAGCTGTGCAACGACATGATCCCCATAGCTGCCGCTCTGCTCGTTGGTCTCAGTGCCACTGCGAAGTCTTTTGAGATGATTGTAATTGCCCGTTTTCTGTACGGAGTTAATGGAG gatTGGGACTTAATATCCACTCTCAGTATGCAGGGGAAATTGCAGATAAGAAACTACGTGGTTTTACCAGCACCAGTATTTCCATATTTGTGACAACTGGAAAACTGTTTGGCCAAATTCTTGGTCTCAG GGAGATTCTAGGTATTGAGTCTCAGTGGCCTCTTCTTCTGGCTCTCAGTGGGTTGTGGGCACTGGTCCAGTTGGTCACATTGCCATTCTTCCCCGAGTCTCCTCCATACCTCCTGATGGAGAAAGAAGATAAGGATGGATGTATAAAAG CTCTGAAACAGTTATGGGGAGACAGAGACCACCAGAAAGAGATTGATGAAATGCTAAAAGAACAAGCTGCCCGCAGAAGTGGGCGGAGTCTGAGCGTCCTCGAGCTGCTGAGAGAGCCCTCACTACGCTGGCAGCTGTATATGCTCCTCACCTTGACAATAGCTTTGCAGCTGTGTGGGATCAATGCG atttatttttatgctgCTGAAGTGTTCAGAGCTGCCGGCTTTCCAGACACACAAATCCCATACCTGACAGTGGGGGTGGGAGTGTGCGAATCCTCTTCAGTGATCCTGTGT AGTCTGGTAGTTGATCGTTTCGGCAGAAGACTTGTTCTGCTGGCCGGCTATGCATCCATGGTTCTAGCTTTGGGGCTTCTGACTGTGACAATCTCACTGCAG GGCACATACACATGGATACCTTACTGCAGTGTAATTCTTATTTTCCTGTACACCTTTTCATTTGGATCAGGACCAG GTGCTACCACCATGACTATCAATGTGGAAATATTTTCTCAGGAGGCTCGAGCAGCGGCAATGGTGATTGTGGGAGCAATAAACTGGTTGGGCCTGTCTATCATCGGCATGGTCTTCCCGTTCTTAGTG GATACTATGAAGCAATATTGTTTCCTTATTTTCCTCATCATCACAGTAACTTGTGGGATATTTCTATACTTTTACCTTCCCGAAACAAAAGGAAAATCGTGGCTGGAGATTAGAGAGGACTTTAACAAATACAACATCAGAAACCAAGACAGCATAGTGTGTCGCCCAGAGGACTATGTATTATCCACCAAATTATAA